A genomic segment from Bacillus thermozeamaize encodes:
- a CDS encoding histidine kinase: protein MGKRLTNLIWRGMGESILFSLILFGGIVVFLYSRGYLVLFSSWREGIQLILTLFVVVIVAGAAFGYWSFIRIQIRLEKLREAMLHLERGNLTGTVPPLGEDEIGRLGEQLNRITKKWEEQVTSLQRLSNHNAQLAQKAKISAIVEERQRLARELHDAVSQQLFAISMTATAVGRTMDRDFEKARRQIHLIEEMASVAQSEMRALLLHLRPVHLEGKRLSEGLLELLHELRAKVPIEMTWEMEEEIQLPRGIEDHLFRIVQEALSNALRHSKASKLDLKLHCPGETIRLLIQDNGVGFDLNEKKRTSYGLESMRERVNEIGGTLSIITAPGKGTRIDIRVPILTGEERKNENAD from the coding sequence ATGGGCAAGAGGTTAACCAATCTTATCTGGCGGGGCATGGGCGAGTCGATCCTTTTCAGTCTCATCCTGTTTGGCGGTATCGTGGTTTTTCTTTATTCGCGGGGGTATCTGGTGTTGTTTTCCTCCTGGCGGGAAGGGATTCAGCTCATTCTGACGCTGTTCGTTGTGGTGATCGTGGCGGGTGCCGCGTTTGGCTATTGGTCTTTTATCCGAATTCAGATTCGCCTGGAAAAACTTCGTGAAGCGATGCTGCATTTGGAAAGAGGGAATCTGACAGGGACTGTGCCGCCGCTTGGAGAAGATGAGATTGGGCGGCTGGGGGAACAATTGAATCGGATTACAAAAAAATGGGAAGAACAGGTCACTTCGCTGCAGCGATTGTCCAATCATAATGCGCAGCTTGCGCAGAAGGCGAAGATTTCAGCGATTGTCGAGGAGCGGCAACGTTTGGCAAGAGAACTGCACGATGCGGTCAGCCAGCAGTTGTTTGCCATTTCCATGACGGCGACGGCGGTTGGACGCACGATGGATCGGGACTTTGAGAAAGCCCGGCGGCAGATCCATCTGATCGAAGAAATGGCTTCCGTCGCCCAGTCAGAAATGCGGGCGTTGCTTCTCCACTTGCGTCCGGTCCATTTGGAGGGGAAGCGGCTGTCGGAGGGGCTGTTGGAATTGCTGCATGAACTGCGCGCCAAAGTGCCGATTGAGATGACGTGGGAGATGGAGGAGGAAATTCAGCTGCCGCGGGGGATTGAGGATCACCTTTTCCGCATCGTTCAGGAGGCGTTATCCAATGCGCTGCGCCATTCCAAGGCGTCGAAACTGGATCTGAAGCTGCATTGTCCAGGAGAGACGATCCGCCTGTTGATTCAGGATAACGGGGTCGGCTTTGATTTAAATGAAAAAAAACGCACCTCTTACGGCCTGGAGTCGATGCGCGAACGGGTGAATGAAATTGGCGGAACATTGAGCATCATTACCGCTCCGGGGAAAGGAACCCGGATTGATATCCGCGTGCCGATTTTAACGGGGGAGGAGAGGAAGAATGAAAACGCCGATTAA